In Chrysoperla carnea chromosome 2, inChrCarn1.1, whole genome shotgun sequence, the following proteins share a genomic window:
- the LOC123291895 gene encoding uncharacterized MFS-type transporter C09D4.1-like: MDSEKYDLEKNDTINSETEKLTDINNTCSVLIVKSQNNIHRKCEQEYVIKVYQKRWFLLALFIIITALNGIQWVQYSIITNITMRYYGITSRMVDYTSLIYLITYLPLVLPASYFMDKYGMRATLVTASLGNCIGCWFKVLSADPDKFYIGFMGQFVLSCTQLVIISTPSSFAAVWFGANEVSTACALGVFGQQLGMALGFILPPLMIRNHEELDSIGKDFYRFFMLNAIITTVVLVLTIIFCQKQPEYPPSKAQALIREGKAASDNSVMETVKSFKRLLKQKSFLTLLAVFGVTLGVFNSFCTFLNQVILVYFAGGQVFAGQVGLVVTIAGMVGSSIIGYILDKTKKYKITAIIVIIMSTIGLILFMISLRTKSYTLVFAASAFLGLFITTFISVAYEYAVELTYPEPEANTAGLMSAFSTFTGVLGIVLFGDIIEYYGEFLYHVMLCAFMMISVILSFLVSNKLKRQAVIILEKKQYQLSAGSEK, from the exons ATGGATTCGGAGAAAtacgatttagaaaaaaatgatacGATTAATAGTGAAACGGAAAAATTAactgatataaataatacatgtagtgttttaattgtaaaatcacaaaataatattcatagaaAATGTGAACAAGAATATGTGATAAAAGTTTATCAAAAACGTTGGTTTTTATTAgcgttatttataattattacagcGTTAAATGGTATACAATGGGTACAGTATTCGATTATTACGAATATTACGATGCGTTATTATGGTATCACTTCACGAATGGTCGATTATACTTCgttgatttatttgattacgTATTTACCGTTGGTATTGCCAGCATCTTATTTTATGGATAAATAT GGTATGCGTGCGACATTGGTTACGGCATCGTTAGGAAATTGTATAGGTTGTTGGTTCAAAGTATTATCAGCGGATccagataaattttatattggatTCATGGGACAATTTGTATTGAGTTGTACACAACTCGTTATAATTAGTACGCCATCAAGTTTTGCAGCCGTTTGGTTTGGTGCGAATGAAGTTAGCACGGCTTGTGCATTAGGTGTGTTTGGACAACAATTGGGTATGGCATTAGGATTTATTTTACCACCGTTAATGATCCGAAATCATGAAGAATTAGATTCAATTGGAAAAGATTTTTATCGCTTTTTCATGTTAAATGCGATAATTACAACCGTTGTATTGGTTTTAACAATTATat tttgtcAAAAACAACCCGAATACCCGCCAAGCAAAGCTCAAGCCTTAATCCGAGAGGGAAAAGCTGCATCGGATAATTCAGTGATGGAAACAGTTAAATCATTTAAacgtttattaaaacaaaaatcgtttttaactttattagcGGTTTTTGGAGTAACATTGGGTGTGTTTAATTCATTTTGTACGTTTCTAAATCAAGTTATATTGGTATATTTCGCG ggtGGTCAAGTTTTTGCAGGACAAGTTGGTTTAGTAGTTACGATTGCTGGAATGGTGGGTTCATCAATAATAGGatatattttggataaaacgAAAAAGTACAA aataaCAGCAATTATAGTTATCATAATGAGTACGATTGGATTGATTCTTTTCATGATTTCTTTGAGGACAAAATCATATACATTAGTTTTTGCAGCCAGTGCATTTTTAGG gTTATTTATAACAACATTTATAAGTGTGGCATACGAATATGCTGTTGAATTAACATATCCCGAACCAGAAGCAAATACTGCTGGTTTAATGTCTGCATTTTCTACATTCACTGGTGTATTGGGCATTGTTTTATTTGGtgatattattgaatattatggTGAATTTTTGTATCATGTCATGTTGTGTGCGTTTATGATGATTAGCgtgattttatcatttttagttagtaataaattaaaacgacAAGCTGTCATTATACTCGAAAAGAAACAATATCAATTATCAGCTGGTagtgaaaaatga